From the genome of Colwellia psychrerythraea 34H, one region includes:
- a CDS encoding DcaP family trimeric outer membrane transporter produces MTKPAQTILSSPRFNAAHSLSLSLAILSTLCSVSAYSEQTDKERIKSLEQRLLELEQQVQKKNNQSSTIAKDGKNQSSNSEKVVVIPKTTQRPSHDFEAPDKSIVLSNSDTTLQIGGQIWLDAIYNSGEMTNRAGFQTSSIAYENNTTKDNTLLSVGQSNLSFKSYTPTQYGAMTTRFEFDMFDDQGNADFNLTHLWGEIGDFGAGQTFSGFMDINSFPNILDFWGPNSMVFSRQPQVRYSTAVSESGRIMFTIEKSASDFAVPKSSTKADYDDINELPDLTVSYLHSGDFGYIKSAMVFRQLGYETLSTKDTTLGWGLNISGAITLTSADSIKFQLAHGEGIGRYVNDTCCSYYSDETGGVDAGIDGNGRLKAIPVTGGFAYYNKQWSKKWSSAIGYSYLTIDNLVTQKDKAIKNSAYSTANLIWYPASQIKAGVELQYGDVQSKSNLEADNFRVQASVGFKY; encoded by the coding sequence ATGACTAAACCTGCCCAGACAATTCTATCATCTCCACGTTTTAACGCTGCCCATTCATTATCACTATCTTTAGCTATATTGAGCACACTTTGTTCAGTAAGTGCTTACAGTGAACAAACAGATAAAGAACGCATCAAAAGTTTAGAGCAACGCTTATTAGAACTTGAGCAACAAGTACAAAAGAAAAACAATCAAAGTTCAACAATAGCTAAAGATGGAAAAAACCAATCTAGTAATAGCGAAAAGGTCGTAGTCATACCTAAAACCACTCAGCGACCTAGTCATGACTTTGAAGCACCTGATAAAAGTATTGTACTGAGTAATAGTGATACCACCTTACAGATTGGCGGACAGATTTGGTTAGATGCTATTTATAATAGTGGCGAAATGACCAATCGGGCGGGCTTTCAAACATCATCCATTGCTTATGAAAACAATACCACTAAAGACAATACCCTGCTTAGTGTAGGCCAATCTAATTTATCCTTTAAAAGTTACACCCCGACTCAGTATGGCGCTATGACCACTCGCTTTGAGTTTGATATGTTTGATGATCAAGGTAATGCTGATTTTAATCTTACCCATTTATGGGGAGAAATAGGTGATTTTGGTGCCGGTCAAACCTTTAGTGGGTTCATGGACATCAACTCCTTCCCCAATATTTTAGATTTCTGGGGGCCTAACTCCATGGTATTTAGCCGCCAGCCTCAAGTGCGTTATAGCACAGCAGTAAGTGAAAGTGGAAGAATAATGTTTACCATAGAAAAATCTGCTAGTGATTTTGCCGTGCCAAAATCATCTACCAAAGCAGATTATGACGATATTAATGAGTTGCCTGACTTGACCGTGTCTTACTTACACAGCGGTGACTTTGGTTACATAAAGTCGGCTATGGTGTTTAGACAACTTGGCTATGAAACCTTATCGACTAAAGATACAACCTTAGGTTGGGGACTCAATATTTCAGGTGCCATCACACTCACCTCTGCGGACTCGATAAAGTTTCAACTAGCGCATGGCGAAGGTATTGGTCGTTACGTTAATGACACCTGCTGCAGTTATTACAGTGATGAAACCGGTGGCGTTGATGCAGGTATAGACGGTAATGGCCGGTTGAAAGCTATTCCTGTGACTGGCGGATTTGCCTATTATAATAAACAGTGGAGTAAAAAGTGGAGCAGCGCTATTGGTTATAGCTATTTAACTATTGATAATCTAGTGACGCAAAAAGACAAAGCGATCAAAAATAGTGCTTATTCAACGGCGAACCTTATTTGGTATCCTGCTAGTCAAATAAAAGCAGGCGTTGAATTACAGTATGGTGATGTTCAAAGTAAATCAAACCTTGAAGCGGATAACTTTAGAGTCCAAGCCTCGGTCGGTTTTAAATATTAA
- the glsA gene encoding glutaminase A — translation MKLTNYLVIFVQLLVLTCASPVLAKSPQQPVIQSILDDAYHKFENDTSGKNADYIPALAKVDSAYFGLAVVTPHGKIYTKGDVSQPFSIQSISKVFTLALAMEQKGPQTIVDKIGVNATGLAFNSVTAIELNKARSVNPLVNAGAIATVSLLDGKNEKAKWSALSAWYDKFANRKLSVLEDVYKSESDTNGHNRAIAELLTSYDRFYGDVDLNLAIYTRQCSVAVTTKDLAVMASVFANNGVHPLTDKRLMSSDNVSRVLAVMTTAGLYENSGQWAYQVGLPAKSGVGGGIIAVSPGKFAVAVFSPRLDSAGNSIRAQKAIDYIAEKLHANIF, via the coding sequence ATGAAGTTAACTAACTACCTAGTAATTTTTGTTCAACTCTTAGTATTAACCTGTGCCAGCCCGGTATTGGCAAAATCGCCACAACAGCCCGTTATACAAAGTATATTAGATGATGCCTATCATAAATTTGAAAATGATACTTCAGGCAAGAATGCTGATTATATTCCTGCATTAGCTAAGGTGGATTCAGCTTATTTTGGCTTAGCGGTAGTCACTCCTCATGGCAAAATTTATACCAAAGGCGACGTAAGTCAGCCTTTCTCTATTCAATCTATTTCTAAAGTATTCACCTTAGCATTAGCAATGGAACAAAAGGGTCCACAAACTATTGTTGATAAAATAGGCGTAAATGCCACAGGTTTAGCATTCAACTCAGTGACGGCTATAGAACTAAATAAAGCACGCAGCGTGAACCCTTTAGTTAATGCCGGTGCAATAGCCACGGTAAGCTTACTTGATGGTAAAAATGAAAAAGCTAAGTGGTCGGCTCTTTCCGCTTGGTATGATAAATTTGCCAACCGAAAGTTAAGTGTTTTAGAAGATGTTTATAAATCTGAATCTGATACAAACGGTCATAACCGCGCAATCGCCGAATTATTAACGTCTTATGACCGTTTTTATGGTGATGTCGACCTCAACCTTGCGATATATACTCGTCAATGTTCAGTTGCTGTCACGACCAAAGATCTTGCCGTGATGGCATCGGTATTCGCCAATAACGGTGTTCATCCGTTAACAGACAAACGTTTGATGAGTAGTGATAATGTCTCACGGGTGTTGGCAGTAATGACAACCGCAGGACTTTATGAAAATAGTGGCCAGTGGGCTTATCAGGTAGGTTTACCTGCAAAAAGTGGCGTTGGTGGCGGTATTATCGCGGTATCACCTGGAAAATTTGCGGTCGCTGTTTTTTCACCTAGGCTTGATTCTGCAGGTAATAGCATACGCGCGCAAAAAGCCATTGATTATATCGCCGAAAAATTACACGCTAATATTTTCTAA
- the nosR gene encoding transcriptional regulator NosR → MLVNKFFNVFMRFPQQTVSTLRTALTQVLVLFLCVIMPAQALFVSPPKDPMPLIKEIFAEQTKISEKQTTNEGGPLVWTVYKQGTEGEEILGYAFETNDIAKIPAYSGEPVNMLVAIDPKGVYLGAKVLEHHEPIILAGIPESKLHNFTKQYDGLHVSDRLKVGGNKTDNVIHIDGLSGATVTVMVMNVGIVKSATKVARALGIISASQEVIQPMGTIYPDVFAKSDWTTLTGDGSIRKLYLNRKTVDEAFVGTDAEHVEEASSEQKQDMFAEVYFAQLNIPTVGRNLLGDSEYDYIMSSLKPGEHALILMGTGYSFKGSGYVRGAIFDRLQILQNGDAFAFRDLDHSRVPDIYIEGAPQFTERSVFIIRDHHKFNPASDWQLELLVRRQTGPLESIFTSFKADYHTLDKYLDRPAVIMPEPELTLAQQVWKEKEAEVIVLIILLIIVVMSLFFQDILVRHPTFMHNFRHLFLIVTVVFIGWSWGGQLSVVNVFTFLQAFMSDFSWDLFLLDPVIFILWGAAAVTMILWGRAVYCGWLCPFGALQELMNIFARHIKIPQFELPWAVHERLWAIKYLILLALFGLSMESLSLAEQFAEIEPFKTTFLLKFDREWPFVLYASILLIINIFNRKFFCRYLCPLGAALSTSNSIRLFSWLRRRPECGQPCKTCAKECEIQAIDPDGVINMRECHYCLDCQVTYFNEEKCPPLKKIARKKAKFKETEIEITEVA, encoded by the coding sequence ATGTTAGTAAATAAATTTTTTAACGTCTTTATGCGTTTTCCCCAGCAAACAGTCTCTACATTGAGAACAGCGCTTACCCAAGTGTTGGTTCTATTTTTATGTGTCATCATGCCCGCACAAGCCCTTTTCGTAAGCCCTCCTAAAGATCCTATGCCGTTAATTAAGGAGATCTTTGCCGAGCAAACTAAAATTAGTGAAAAACAAACCACTAACGAAGGTGGGCCCTTAGTTTGGACCGTATACAAACAAGGAACTGAAGGCGAAGAAATTTTAGGTTACGCCTTTGAAACTAACGACATAGCTAAAATTCCTGCCTATTCAGGCGAACCAGTCAATATGTTAGTGGCTATTGATCCTAAAGGCGTTTATTTAGGCGCTAAAGTATTAGAGCATCATGAACCGATCATATTAGCGGGTATTCCTGAGAGTAAATTACATAATTTCACCAAACAATATGACGGTTTACATGTGAGTGACCGCCTAAAAGTTGGCGGTAACAAAACCGACAACGTTATTCATATCGATGGCCTTTCCGGCGCAACCGTTACGGTAATGGTGATGAATGTTGGTATTGTAAAATCAGCAACAAAGGTTGCTCGTGCGCTAGGTATTATTAGTGCTAGCCAAGAAGTAATTCAACCGATGGGAACCATTTACCCTGACGTTTTTGCCAAGTCAGATTGGACTACCCTCACAGGTGATGGCTCTATTCGTAAGTTATACCTCAATAGAAAAACGGTTGATGAAGCTTTTGTAGGTACTGACGCTGAACATGTTGAAGAAGCGAGTAGCGAACAAAAACAAGATATGTTTGCCGAGGTTTATTTTGCACAATTAAACATTCCTACGGTTGGTCGTAACTTATTAGGCGATAGTGAATATGACTATATTATGTCGTCATTAAAACCCGGTGAACACGCACTTATTTTAATGGGTACAGGTTACTCATTTAAAGGTTCAGGTTATGTTCGTGGTGCTATTTTTGATCGTCTTCAAATATTACAAAATGGCGATGCATTTGCCTTTAGGGATTTAGATCATAGTCGTGTACCCGATATTTATATTGAAGGAGCGCCACAATTCACTGAACGTTCAGTCTTTATTATTCGTGACCACCACAAATTTAACCCCGCTTCTGATTGGCAACTGGAGTTATTAGTTCGTCGTCAAACCGGTCCTCTAGAAAGCATATTCACAAGTTTTAAAGCTGATTATCATACCTTAGACAAATATTTAGATCGCCCAGCTGTCATTATGCCTGAGCCAGAATTAACGCTAGCGCAGCAAGTATGGAAAGAAAAAGAAGCTGAAGTCATTGTACTCATTATCTTGCTTATTATTGTTGTGATGAGTTTGTTCTTCCAAGACATCCTTGTTCGTCATCCAACATTTATGCATAACTTCCGTCACTTATTCTTAATTGTTACGGTAGTATTTATTGGTTGGTCTTGGGGCGGACAACTCTCTGTAGTGAACGTATTTACCTTCTTACAAGCCTTTATGTCTGATTTTTCTTGGGACTTGTTCTTACTTGACCCGGTGATTTTCATTCTTTGGGGCGCAGCAGCAGTCACCATGATTTTGTGGGGCCGTGCGGTCTACTGTGGCTGGTTATGCCCGTTTGGCGCGTTACAAGAATTAATGAATATTTTTGCCCGCCACATCAAAATTCCACAATTTGAATTACCTTGGGCTGTACATGAGCGTTTATGGGCCATCAAATATCTAATTTTATTAGCGTTGTTTGGCTTGTCGATGGAGTCATTATCACTGGCAGAGCAATTCGCTGAAATAGAACCATTTAAAACAACTTTCCTACTAAAATTTGATCGTGAATGGCCGTTTGTATTATATGCATCTATCCTACTCATTATTAATATTTTTAACCGCAAGTTCTTCTGTCGTTACTTGTGCCCGTTAGGCGCAGCATTATCAACCAGTAATAGCATTCGTTTATTCAGCTGGTTACGTCGTCGTCCTGAATGTGGTCAGCCTTGTAAAACATGTGCTAAAGAATGTGAGATTCAAGCAATAGATCCAGATGGTGTTATCAATATGCGTGAGTGCCATTACTGTCTTGATTGCCAAGTGACTTATTTTAATGAAGAAAAATGTCCACCATTGAAAAAAATAGCAAGAAAAAAAGCAAAGTTTAAAGAAACAGAAATAGAAATAACCGAAGTAGCTTAA